ACACCTCAGCATCGTTACCGGTACGTCCTATGACATATTGATCAAGGACACCAACCTTGGCGCAGGCATCTGCGGACAGGGCACCTTCCCTTCCAATGGTCAGGCAGGTAACCTCATCCAGATCAACAAGTCATATATTGCAGGCAACAGCTTTGCACAACGTCAACGTACTATTACGCATGAAATAGGACATAATATTTCCATCATGCACACCAATCAAACCGGTGGTATGCAAATCCCCGGCACACCTGTTACTGACGCACTTTCGCTGATGAATGCAGGACAGTGTAATTCCGGCGCCACTGTATTGTCTAACTATGACAAGATAGCCGCACGGTGGTTATACTAAAAACATGTTCACCATCATTCGGTAACTTGTCTGAAGAAGACAATCAACCTTATTAGCTCCACATTCTGTACGATCAGAATATAACAGGTGTCCGCTCCGGCAAGCCGGAGCGGACTTTCGTGTTAATCCCGATAAAAATTCACGGCATGATGATCGCAGAAAACCGGCAATAAAAAAGGTCCGCTGCCTGAAGACAAACGGACCCTTCTTTATGATCGGGCTATTATCAGCGCAAGGTTATTTTCCTGATCTGCCCCAGGAAATCTTCCACGAAGTAGATATTTCCCTGCCGGTCTACCGCCATAGACCCCGCCGATGCCGGCGAGATAAGCGCCTCCTGTAAAGTACCATTCTTATTGCCGGTATGCCACGGCTCATAAGTGCCGCCCGAACCGGTGACCGTACCAATGGTGCCATCTGCCGGTGATATGCTTCTAATAGACGCATTATTGCCATCTATCACATAAATCAATCCGCTTACAGGATCATACACCAACGTACCTGGTCCGTCCAGCTTGCCCACGCCACGCGGACCATCCACGTAACCTGACTGGAAGAAGGTGCCCGCAAACAATCCGACCTCGGTGGTAACACTATTGTAGCGGTACACCGCACCGCCATCGGTGTTGGACCAGAACACGGACCCGTTCACGTAAGTAAACTGCGAAGAGAAACCACCTCTGGACAGCTGTTTGATCTGGGAGCCATCGGCAGAAATGCGGTAGGTGCCGTTGTATTCAGACCCTATATACACATTGCCTGACGGATCGACTGTAATATAGCGCGGTGGATTTTCGATACCGGAGTAGAAGGTCGTCACCACTCCTGCCTGCGTGATTTTCCTGACACTGTTGTTCCAGCCATCGGCCACATACAGGTTGTCGTTTGCATCAAAAGCAAGACCACAGATACCGTTAAAACGTGCAGCGCCGCCGGTGCCGTTGGCATTTCCGGAGTTATCATCGCCCGCGAACAGCGTACCACCGGAGCCGTCCGGGTTGATCCTGTAAATTTTTGTGTTGGCGCTCAGGTATACATATCCTTTGCTGTCAATGGCCATGCCCCGTTGGTTGGCCACCACCATCGCGCCTTGATAGAACAGGCTGACGCCCGCCCTGCGAAACAGCGGCCCTGTGGCCGACAGGCTACCGGTAGTGATCTGCAAGGCGCCGGTAGTGATACCGGTAGGTATCGTAGCGGTCAACACGGTGTCGGTGGCCGTATTGATTGTCAGCGCCAGGCCATTAATGGTAACATGGTTATTGGCCGCCACAGGGTCAAAGCCGGTACCCCTGATCCTGATCACGGTGCCAGCCAACCCGTTGTCAGGCAACAGCTCCGCTACCCCTAACGCCTGTACGGTATAACGCGGGCCATTTACCTCCTGGCCGTTTACCACTACTTTAAGCGTACCGGAGGTGGTGCCGGGAGGAACAGTGACCACCAGCTGGCCCTTCATGGCACTTAATATATGCGTTGCCGTGCCATTGATAAATACGGAATCTTCGTCGGTGATATCGCTGAACTCATCTCCCATGATGGTAACAGTGCTGCCAACCGGGCCACTGAGCGGCGCTACCGTCTTGACAGAAGGCGGCGGCACCTGCGTAAATACAGGACCAGTGGTTTTCTGCCCGTTCATGGTCAGCGACACCGGACCGGTTTTTACATTGGCCGGCGCTATCACCACCAGTGACGTAGCGGTGGCACTGACCACGGTGGCCACGGCTCCGTTGAAGGAAACCTGATTATTGGCAACAACCGGATCAAAACCGGAACCTGTCAGCGTTACCTGCGTACCAGCGCCGCCTTTCACAGGTTTGATCTGCGCGATGGACTGATAGTTGAATGCCGGACCAGTGGCATGTGTACCGTTCACTTTCACTTCTATCGCGCCGGCACCGGCATCTGCAGGCACTATCACGACCAGCAGGGTATCGTTGGAATTCGCAATAATGGCTGCATGTCCGTTGATGGTCACTTCAGCCGGGCCGTCGGTCGCGGTGAAACCGGCGCCTGAAATATATACGTTCGTACCGGCCGGACCGTTGGCAGGTGTAATACCGTGAATACTCAATGCCTGATAGGTATAGGTACCGCCTTGTATGGTGCGGTCGCCGCTCTTAACTGTTATGGGGCCGGTAGTGCCTTTGTCCGGGGCCTGTACCACCAGCACGGAATCGTTGGCGCTGACTACCCGGGCGGCAGTCCCATTGAAAGCTACTTCATTGGACTCCAGCGTACGGCTAAAACCCGTTCCGCGTATAGTCACCACCGTACCGGGGTTACCGCTGCCCGGCATAAAGTTGGAAACCGTCAGCGGCGTCTCTACCTCCTTATGGTCTTTTTTGCAGGCAGCCAGCATGAGCATGGCGCCTGCTAAAAAATATATAAATTGTTTCATCACTTTTTAATTTGATATCGATTACCTAAAATGAATACCTCATTCCCAGCTGCAACTGGTAGCGGGAATTAAAGAAATCAACCGCATAAGGTTTTCCCGGATCTGAAAACATGTACACCGGATAATTCTCTTTGCTCTGCCGGCCGGGATAAAAAGGTGTCAATCCCACACTGGCTGTTGAGTTGAAAGTATTAGGCGAAAAATATGACCTGCCCCAGTCTTTGTTCAGCAGATTGGTGAGGTTCATCACGTCCAGTGTAAAGGTGAGGAAGCTGCTGCCCGGACGACCAGAGAAGTGATACTCCTGCCCGAAGTGGAAGTCGGCCTGTGTGTTCCAGGGCGTACGGCCAGCATTCCTTTCAGTGAAATTACCGCGACGGCTGCGCAGGTATGCGTTGCCATCCACATAGCGGTTAAAGGCTTCTGCCTGGGCCGCTGCTGTTACCGCATTACCCGCCGCATCTGTATAATCCTGGAAATAACGGACCGCCTCTGTAGCCTGTGGAATATACACCAGGCTTACCTGCTGCGGCAATCCCTGTATGCTGTTGTTCACGATACCGTAGGTGAACGGAGAACCGGACTGCGCGCTGACAAACAATGAGAAGCTGCTGACCCATTTTTTGTCCCACGCCTTGCGGTAGTCTACATGCACAACAATGCGGTGGCGGATATCGAAATTGGAATACGCGAGACCGGGATTGTTGGGGTTCAGCGCCTGGTTCAGCTGCCAGTTGCTCTCCATAGAGTTACGAATGCCATTGGCCACGTCTTTTGATTCACCGTAGGTATAAGACACTCCTGCATTTAATCCGAATGCATAATTCCTATTGATGCTGCCGGTGAGACTGTAGCGGTAGCCTTTATTGGTATTGCTTAATTCATACGCATTGGCGAAGCGAGGATCTATGCTGCCGCCAAATACAGGCTGCGACTGATTTACATCATACCCGTAATAACGCGGGTCATCTTTAATATTCACCTGTTTAAACATCACATCTTTCAGGCTCCTGGTATAGATACCCTCTATGGTGAACTTATAGCCTGATGCTGTAGTATAGTCAGCGGCGAGACTGGTACGCAGCACTTTCGGCATCACAAAGTTATTGTCCACCACGTCCACCTGCGTTTTACCGGTGTTTTTATTGTTCAACACAGCGCCATTTTGTTCAATGAACCCGCCGATGCCGTTGTTACCGCCTTTCAGCGGATCGGAACCTTTTACGAATGCCTGCTGGTCAGCTTTCTGATCGAATGCGCCGTACGTGTCGCCATTATTGTAATAGGCATAGGCCAGCCAGGCGAGCGGAATTCTGCCGGTGAACATACCGATTCCACCTCTTAGAATCAGGCGCTGATTGCCCATCCAGTCGTAACGGAAGCCCAGGCGTGGAGAGATCTGTACCCTGTTAAGATAATGGTTGGTGATCCGGTTCAGTGGCGTGTAGTAGTAAGTGGTGCCAAGGAAACCGTCCTGGATGGCGGTTTGGGTTTTGTCGCTCAACGTTGGTTTTTCCGGCAACAACGTATAGTCGGCTCTGATACCTGGCGTAATTTTCAGTTTGTCTGTCAGCTGAATTTCGTCCTGTGCATAGGCGCTCAACATGTCCAGGTTAAAAGACTGCGGGTGGTCCATGATATAGGCCCTGCTGTTGTCTGTATAGTTATAGCTACCCCTTACGCGCCATGGATTGTTTTGGAGATAATCATCTATGCTGAGATAATCCACACGGCCGTTCCAGCTGTTCACAAAGCCATAGTTGATATGATATAGTTCATTGTGCGTACCAAAGAGGAAGGTGTGTTTTCCTTTGTAGAGGGTCACGTTATCAGTGATTTCCCAGGTGCGCTGCTGCATGTTAAAAATAGCCGCTTCCCTGTCTGTGCCCAGATAGATGGTAGTGCCTGGCGTGCGGCCCATGATCTGTACCTGCGGCAATGCAGGATCGGACTGCGGATCACGTTTATCCTTCACCGATGTAAAACCAACGATAAGGCTGTTGGCCAGCTGAGGACTGAAGCGGGATTTCAGTTCCGCCACAGTGGACGTCTGGTTGTTGGTTTGTTTGTAAGCCATACTGGTGAAGCGGAAATCGGCCTGGTCCCGGTCCATCATCATGGCTTCAGAAAGGATGGTATTGTTGCGGACAGACAGCTGATGTTTATCGTTGATGTTCCAGTCGAGGCGATTAAAGAATTTATGGGAATTGCTTTTAGCGCTGAAAGCGCCGCCGGTGCCGGGATCAAAGGCATTTCCGTAGCGCTGCAGCGTGGCATTGCGGATATCCTGCTCGTCTTTTGCAGAGAGTATCTGTGCCGTTTCAGGCTGTCCTGCCAGCAGTTGCACGGGATCGCGGCGGCCGGTAAATTCTTCATTGGTAAAAAAGAACAGTTTGTCTTTGATGATAGGAAAGCCCAGTCGTATACCGGTCTGATAATCGTAGAAGTCGCTGTTCATTTTGCCGAGGGTGCCGGCTTTGTCTTTGCCGGTGATAGCGGCATTACGGCCAAAAGCATATACGGAACCGGTGAAGGTGTTGGTGCCGCTACGGGTCACCGCGTTGATACTGCCGCCGGTGAAGTTGCCGATCTTCACATCGAATGGCGCGAGGTATACCTGCATATCCTCTATGGCGTCCATGGACACCGGATTGGTATGGGTGCTGGCGCCGGGCATGCCGGAAGTACCGGTGATGCCACCGGTAGAAGGACTGAATCCTATCGCATCATTGTTGATGGCGCCATCGAGGGTAACGTTGTTGTAACGGAAGTTCGTACCGCCGAAGGAATTGTCTTTCGATGCCTGTGGCACCAGTCGCGTCATATCCTGTATGCTGCGATTGATCGTCGGCATATTTTTCAGCTGCGCGCTGCTGATGTTCTGTCCCGCACCGTAGGTGCTGGCTTTGGCCACTTTGTTTCCTTTCACCACAACTTCCGACAGCTGTTTCTGTTTATC
The Chitinophaga varians genome window above contains:
- a CDS encoding IPT/TIG domain-containing protein is translated as MKQFIYFLAGAMLMLAACKKDHKEVETPLTVSNFMPGSGNPGTVVTIRGTGFSRTLESNEVAFNGTAARVVSANDSVLVVQAPDKGTTGPITVKSGDRTIQGGTYTYQALSIHGITPANGPAGTNVYISGAGFTATDGPAEVTINGHAAIIANSNDTLLVVIVPADAGAGAIEVKVNGTHATGPAFNYQSIAQIKPVKGGAGTQVTLTGSGFDPVVANNQVSFNGAVATVVSATATSLVVIAPANVKTGPVSLTMNGQKTTGPVFTQVPPPSVKTVAPLSGPVGSTVTIMGDEFSDITDEDSVFINGTATHILSAMKGQLVVTVPPGTTSGTLKVVVNGQEVNGPRYTVQALGVAELLPDNGLAGTVIRIRGTGFDPVAANNHVTINGLALTINTATDTVLTATIPTGITTGALQITTGSLSATGPLFRRAGVSLFYQGAMVVANQRGMAIDSKGYVYLSANTKIYRINPDGSGGTLFAGDDNSGNANGTGGAARFNGICGLAFDANDNLYVADGWNNSVRKITQAGVVTTFYSGIENPPRYITVDPSGNVYIGSEYNGTYRISADGSQIKQLSRGGFSSQFTYVNGSVFWSNTDGGAVYRYNSVTTEVGLFAGTFFQSGYVDGPRGVGKLDGPGTLVYDPVSGLIYVIDGNNASIRSISPADGTIGTVTGSGGTYEPWHTGNKNGTLQEALISPASAGSMAVDRQGNIYFVEDFLGQIRKITLR
- a CDS encoding TonB-dependent receptor, which codes for MKKLYILFSLLCVLIATHLQAQETSGRLDGRVLDGKGQPVPGVTVRAIHTPTGTRYGTVAGNDGRYHLAGLRIGGPYTVQASMMGMGTQTRDGLQVRLGEPLQLELILEDKQKQLSEVVVKGNKVAKASTYGAGQNISSAQLKNMPTINRSIQDMTRLVPQASKDNSFGGTNFRYNNVTLDGAINNDAIGFSPSTGGITGTSGMPGASTHTNPVSMDAIEDMQVYLAPFDVKIGNFTGGSINAVTRSGTNTFTGSVYAFGRNAAITGKDKAGTLGKMNSDFYDYQTGIRLGFPIIKDKLFFFTNEEFTGRRDPVQLLAGQPETAQILSAKDEQDIRNATLQRYGNAFDPGTGGAFSAKSNSHKFFNRLDWNINDKHQLSVRNNTILSEAMMMDRDQADFRFTSMAYKQTNNQTSTVAELKSRFSPQLANSLIVGFTSVKDKRDPQSDPALPQVQIMGRTPGTTIYLGTDREAAIFNMQQRTWEITDNVTLYKGKHTFLFGTHNELYHINYGFVNSWNGRVDYLSIDDYLQNNPWRVRGSYNYTDNSRAYIMDHPQSFNLDMLSAYAQDEIQLTDKLKITPGIRADYTLLPEKPTLSDKTQTAIQDGFLGTTYYYTPLNRITNHYLNRVQISPRLGFRYDWMGNQRLILRGGIGMFTGRIPLAWLAYAYYNNGDTYGAFDQKADQQAFVKGSDPLKGGNNGIGGFIEQNGAVLNNKNTGKTQVDVVDNNFVMPKVLRTSLAADYTTASGYKFTIEGIYTRSLKDVMFKQVNIKDDPRYYGYDVNQSQPVFGGSIDPRFANAYELSNTNKGYRYSLTGSINRNYAFGLNAGVSYTYGESKDVANGIRNSMESNWQLNQALNPNNPGLAYSNFDIRHRIVVHVDYRKAWDKKWVSSFSLFVSAQSGSPFTYGIVNNSIQGLPQQVSLVYIPQATEAVRYFQDYTDAAGNAVTAAAQAEAFNRYVDGNAYLRSRRGNFTERNAGRTPWNTQADFHFGQEYHFSGRPGSSFLTFTLDVMNLTNLLNKDWGRSYFSPNTFNSTASVGLTPFYPGRQSKENYPVYMFSDPGKPYAVDFFNSRYQLQLGMRYSF